One genomic region from Campylobacter sp. RM5004 encodes:
- the rpsQ gene encoding 30S ribosomal protein S17, translating into MSFKREIQGVIVSKSGDKTVSVLVERKVVHPRYRKIVKRFKKYLVHDEKNTANVGDTVVAIECRPMSKRKSFRLKTILAAGVE; encoded by the coding sequence ATGAGTTTTAAAAGAGAAATACAAGGCGTAATCGTTTCAAAATCAGGAGATAAAACAGTTAGCGTTTTAGTAGAACGCAAAGTTGTTCATCCTAGATATAGAAAAATCGTAAAACGCTTTAAAAAATATTTAGTTCATGATGAAAAAAATACTGCTAACGTTGGTGATACAGTTGTTGCGATTGAATGCAGACCAATGTCAAAACGCAAGTCTTTTCGTCTTAAAACAATTTTAGCAGCAGGAGTTGAGTAA
- a CDS encoding type Z 30S ribosomal protein S14, whose product MAKKSMIAKAARPAKFKVRAYTRCQICGRPHSVYRDFGICRVCLRKMANEGLIPGLKKASW is encoded by the coding sequence ATGGCAAAAAAATCAATGATAGCAAAAGCTGCTCGTCCAGCTAAATTTAAAGTTAGAGCTTATACAAGATGCCAAATTTGTGGTCGTCCACACTCTGTGTATAGAGATTTTGGAATTTGCCGTGTGTGCCTAAGAAAAATGGCTAATGAAGGATTAATTCCTGGTCTTAAGAAAGCTAGCTGGTAA
- the rplO gene encoding 50S ribosomal protein L15 translates to MGLENLQKAAGSTHKTKRIGRGQGSGWGKTATKGGKGQTARKGYNEKRGFEGGQQPLQRRLPKVGFTSKFEKPYVINVEKIVAIKELKEITFESIKSVHRFSSSVKKIKLIGASANSLASKIKDENIKTSGSK, encoded by the coding sequence ATGGGACTTGAAAATTTACAAAAAGCAGCTGGCTCTACTCATAAAACAAAAAGAATAGGCCGTGGTCAAGGTTCAGGCTGGGGAAAAACTGCTACAAAAGGTGGTAAAGGTCAAACAGCTAGAAAAGGTTATAATGAAAAAAGAGGTTTTGAAGGTGGTCAACAACCATTACAAAGAAGATTGCCAAAAGTTGGTTTTACTTCTAAGTTTGAAAAACCTTATGTAATTAATGTTGAAAAAATTGTAGCTATTAAAGAACTTAAAGAAATTACATTTGAGAGCATTAAAAGTGTTCACAGATTTTCTTCAAGTGTTAAGAAAATTAAATTAATAGGTGCAAGTGCTAATTCATTAGCATCAAAAATTAAAGACGAAAACATTAAAACTAGCGGAAGTAAATAA
- the rplX gene encoding 50S ribosomal protein L24, which yields MAVKFKIKKGDNVKIIAGDDKGKTGVVKAVFPKKNQVIVEGCKIAKKAVKPSEQNPQGGFVNKEMPMDISNVAKVEA from the coding sequence ATGGCTGTTAAATTTAAAATTAAAAAAGGTGATAATGTAAAAATTATCGCAGGTGATGATAAAGGTAAAACAGGTGTTGTAAAGGCAGTTTTTCCTAAGAAAAATCAAGTAATCGTTGAAGGTTGCAAAATTGCTAAAAAAGCAGTAAAACCTAGCGAGCAAAACCCACAAGGTGGTTTTGTAAATAAGGAAATGCCTATGGATATTTCAAATGTAGCTAAGGTGGAGGCATAA
- the rpmC gene encoding 50S ribosomal protein L29, translating to MKYTELKDKTAEELNAMLKEKKLLLFTLKQKLKTMQLTNTNELRVVKKDIARINTAISAMK from the coding sequence ATGAAATATACTGAGCTAAAAGATAAAACAGCAGAAGAATTAAATGCTATGTTAAAAGAAAAAAAGTTGCTTTTATTTACACTAAAACAAAAGCTTAAAACGATGCAGCTTACAAATACAAATGAGCTTCGTGTAGTTAAAAAGGATATTGCAAGAATTAACACAGCAATATCAGCTATGAAATAA
- the rpsC gene encoding 30S ribosomal protein S3, translating to MGQKVNPIGLRLGINRNWESRWFPAKASLAQSIGEDYKIRVFLKKELYYAGVSQIIIERTAKKLRVTVVAARPGIIIGKKGSDVEVIKTKLQKIINKEVNLNIKEERRANASAQLAAESVATQLEKRVAFRRAMKKVIQNAQKAGAKGIKVSVAGRLGGAEMARTEWYLEGRVPLHTLRAKIDYGFAEAHTTYGNIGIKVWIFKGEVLHKGVQADKTEEPAAKKTRRTRRGK from the coding sequence ATGGGACAAAAAGTAAATCCGATAGGTCTTAGACTAGGAATTAATAGAAATTGGGAATCAAGATGGTTTCCAGCTAAAGCTAGTTTAGCACAAAGCATAGGCGAAGATTATAAAATCCGTGTTTTTCTTAAAAAAGAGCTATACTATGCAGGAGTTAGTCAAATTATAATTGAAAGAACTGCTAAGAAATTAAGAGTTACTGTAGTTGCAGCTCGTCCTGGAATTATTATTGGTAAAAAAGGTAGCGATGTTGAAGTAATTAAAACAAAACTACAAAAAATTATCAATAAAGAAGTAAATCTTAACATTAAAGAAGAGCGTCGTGCTAACGCATCAGCTCAATTAGCAGCTGAAAGTGTTGCAACTCAACTTGAAAAGCGTGTTGCATTCCGCCGTGCGATGAAAAAAGTTATTCAAAATGCACAAAAAGCAGGAGCAAAAGGTATTAAAGTTAGTGTTGCAGGTCGTTTAGGTGGTGCTGAAATGGCTAGAACTGAGTGGTATCTTGAAGGTCGTGTGCCTTTACATACTTTAAGAGCAAAAATTGATTATGGTTTTGCAGAAGCTCATACAACTTATGGAAATATAGGTATTAAAGTATGGATTTTCAAAGGTGAGGTATTACATAAAGGTGTTCAAGCTGATAAAACTGAAGAGCCAGCAGCAAAGAAGACAAGAAGAACCAGAAGAGGTAAATAA
- a CDS encoding 50S ribosomal protein L23, whose product MADITDIKNIVYTEKTLGLQEGGVVVIQASPKMTKNGLKQVLREYFGIVPLKINSLRMDGKVKRFRGLEGQRSDFKKFYVKLPEGASLENKEG is encoded by the coding sequence ATGGCTGATATCACAGATATAAAAAATATAGTTTATACAGAAAAAACTTTAGGCCTTCAAGAAGGTGGCGTGGTAGTTATCCAAGCTAGTCCTAAAATGACTAAAAATGGTCTAAAGCAAGTGTTAAGAGAATATTTTGGCATAGTTCCTTTAAAAATCAATTCATTAAGAATGGATGGAAAAGTAAAGAGATTTAGAGGACTAGAAGGTCAAAGAAGTGACTTTAAAAAGTTTTATGTAAAGCTACCTGAGGGTGCTAGTTTAGAAAATAAGGAAGGCTAA
- the rplD gene encoding 50S ribosomal protein L4, translating to MKVCVLNDKFEKASELDLPARYAEVNPHNLYLYVKSYQASMRANTAHTKGRSEVSGGGKKPWRQKGRGGARAGSTRTNVWVGGAVAFGPTNNRNYFQKVNKKQKRLAFERALADKANANALFAVDNIVIESGKTKDARAMINKIGVKDALIVKSLLDEKTLLAFRNLANCYVVDITEVNAYLLSIFNSVIIEKDALASITKEG from the coding sequence ATGAAAGTATGCGTATTAAACGATAAATTTGAAAAAGCTAGCGAGCTTGATTTACCAGCAAGATACGCTGAAGTAAATCCTCATAACCTTTATTTATATGTTAAATCATACCAAGCTAGCATGAGAGCAAATACAGCTCATACCAAAGGTAGAAGCGAAGTTAGCGGTGGTGGTAAAAAACCATGGAGACAAAAAGGTCGCGGTGGTGCTCGTGCAGGTTCAACAAGAACTAACGTATGGGTAGGTGGTGCAGTTGCATTTGGTCCAACAAACAATAGAAACTATTTTCAAAAAGTAAATAAAAAGCAAAAAAGATTAGCATTTGAAAGAGCTTTAGCAGACAAAGCTAATGCAAACGCTTTATTTGCAGTAGATAATATAGTTATTGAAAGTGGTAAAACAAAAGATGCAAGAGCTATGATTAATAAAATAGGTGTTAAAGATGCTTTAATTGTTAAGTCATTATTAGATGAAAAAACATTATTAGCATTTAGAAATCTTGCTAATTGTTATGTTGTTGATATTACTGAAGTAAATGCTTATTTATTAAGTATATTTAATTCTGTAATTATTGAAAAAGATGCTTTAGCATCAATTACGAAAGAGGGCTAA
- the rplN gene encoding 50S ribosomal protein L14 has protein sequence MIQSFTRLVVADNSGAKEIMCIKVLGGSKRRYATVGDVIVASVKKALPNGKIKKGQVVKAVIVRTKKEVQRENGSLIRFDENAAVILDAKREPVGTRIFGPVGREVRYGGFMKIVSLAPEVL, from the coding sequence ATGATACAAAGTTTTACAAGGCTTGTAGTTGCTGACAATAGCGGCGCAAAAGAAATTATGTGTATAAAAGTATTAGGTGGTAGTAAAAGAAGATATGCTACCGTAGGTGATGTAATCGTTGCATCTGTTAAAAAAGCTTTACCAAATGGTAAAATTAAAAAAGGTCAAGTAGTTAAGGCTGTAATCGTAAGAACTAAAAAAGAAGTTCAAAGAGAAAACGGCTCATTAATTCGTTTTGATGAAAATGCGGCAGTTATTTTAGATGCTAAGAGAGAGCCAGTTGGAACTCGTATTTTTGGGCCAGTTGGTAGAGAAGTAAGATATGGTGGCTTTATGAAAATTGTTTCACTAGCTCCGGAGGTTTTATAA
- the rpsE gene encoding 30S ribosomal protein S5, whose amino-acid sequence MEKYNREEFEEVIVDIGRVTKVVKGGRRFRFTALVIVGNKNGLVGVGYGKAKEVPDAIKKAVDDAFKNIISVKLRGQTIPHDIEVKYNASRILLKPASEGTGVIAGGSSRPIIELAGIKDILTKSLGSSNPGNVVRATIKALSMLKG is encoded by the coding sequence ATGGAAAAATATAATAGAGAAGAATTTGAAGAAGTAATTGTTGATATCGGTAGAGTTACAAAGGTTGTTAAAGGTGGTCGCCGCTTTAGATTTACAGCACTTGTAATTGTTGGTAATAAAAATGGTCTTGTAGGTGTTGGCTATGGTAAAGCTAAAGAAGTTCCTGATGCTATTAAAAAAGCAGTTGATGATGCATTTAAAAACATTATCTCAGTTAAACTTCGTGGCCAAACAATTCCACACGATATTGAAGTAAAATACAATGCAAGCCGTATTTTATTAAAGCCTGCTAGCGAAGGTACTGGAGTTATCGCAGGTGGCTCTAGCCGTCCTATCATTGAACTTGCAGGTATTAAAGATATTCTTACAAAATCACTTGGTTCATCAAACCCAGGCAACGTTGTAAGAGCTACAATCAAAGCTTTAAGTATGTTGAAAGGATAA
- the rplV gene encoding 50S ribosomal protein L22, with the protein MSKALIKFIRLSPTKARLLAREVQGMNAELAMASLKFMPNKAAKYISNAISSAVANGGYEPSEVVVSSCRVDAGAVLKRIRPRARGSASRIRKPTAHIMVEVSRAKTESKES; encoded by the coding sequence ATGAGTAAAGCATTAATTAAATTCATAAGACTATCACCAACTAAAGCAAGATTATTAGCAAGAGAAGTTCAAGGAATGAATGCTGAATTAGCAATGGCAAGTTTAAAATTCATGCCAAATAAAGCAGCAAAATACATTTCTAATGCAATTTCAAGTGCTGTTGCAAATGGTGGATATGAGCCAAGCGAAGTAGTAGTAAGTTCATGCCGTGTTGATGCTGGTGCTGTGCTTAAGAGAATTAGACCAAGAGCTAGAGGAAGTGCAAGTCGCATTAGAAAACCAACTGCTCATATTATGGTTGAAGTAAGTAGAGCAAAAACTGAAAGTAAGGAAAGCTAA
- the rpsJ gene encoding 30S ribosomal protein S10 encodes MERIRLKLKAYDHRVLDRTVAAIVEAVKRTGAEIRGPVPMPTKIKRYTVLRSPHINKDSREQFEMRIHARMIDILAATTDTVDSLTKLDLAPEVNVEVRAMGK; translated from the coding sequence ATGGAAAGAATTAGGTTAAAGTTAAAAGCTTATGACCACAGGGTTCTAGATCGTACAGTTGCGGCAATTGTTGAAGCCGTTAAGAGAACTGGTGCTGAAATTAGAGGTCCAGTACCAATGCCTACAAAAATAAAGCGTTATACCGTTTTAAGATCTCCGCACATCAATAAAGATTCAAGAGAACAATTTGAAATGAGAATTCACGCTCGTATGATTGATATTTTGGCTGCTACTACTGATACCGTTGATAGCTTAACAAAGCTTGATTTGGCACCAGAAGTTAATGTTGAAGTTCGTGCAATGGGCAAGTAA
- the rplP gene encoding 50S ribosomal protein L16 produces the protein MLMPKRTKFRKMMKGRNRGYACRGTKLALGDYALKATEGGRVNSRQIEAARIALTRHVKRQGKSWIRVFPDKPLTKKPLETRMGKGKGSVEEWVMNIQPGRILFEMTGVSEDMAREALALAMSKLPFKTKFVTRESENEIY, from the coding sequence ATGTTGATGCCAAAGAGAACAAAATTTAGAAAAATGATGAAAGGCCGCAATCGTGGCTATGCTTGCCGTGGCACAAAACTTGCTCTTGGTGATTATGCTTTAAAAGCTACTGAGGGTGGTAGAGTTAATTCACGCCAAATTGAAGCAGCACGTATTGCTCTAACTCGTCATGTTAAAAGACAAGGTAAATCATGGATAAGAGTATTCCCAGATAAACCTTTAACTAAAAAACCATTAGAAACGAGAATGGGTAAAGGTAAAGGTAGTGTTGAAGAATGGGTAATGAATATTCAACCAGGCAGAATTCTTTTTGAAATGACAGGCGTTAGTGAAGATATGGCTAGAGAAGCTCTTGCACTTGCTATGAGTAAATTACCATTTAAAACTAAGTTCGTTACAAGAGAGAGTGAAAATGAAATATACTGA
- the rpsH gene encoding 30S ribosomal protein S8, which yields MINDLISDSLTRIRNAALRRLDTTKLLHSRVVESIVDIFKAKGYIEDYSVVEEDKKKFINVVLKYDEKGRSVINEIKRVSKPGRRVYRGKDEIKRFKNGYGTIVVSTSKGVLSNEVAYKEGIGGEVLCTIW from the coding sequence ATGATTAATGATTTAATTTCAGATTCACTAACTCGTATTAGAAATGCAGCTCTTCGCAGATTAGATACAACAAAACTTTTACACTCAAGAGTTGTAGAGTCAATTGTTGATATTTTTAAAGCTAAGGGTTATATTGAAGATTATAGCGTTGTAGAAGAAGATAAGAAAAAATTCATCAATGTAGTTTTAAAATATGATGAAAAAGGCAGAAGCGTTATTAATGAAATTAAGCGTGTTAGCAAACCTGGTCGTAGAGTTTACCGTGGAAAAGATGAAATCAAAAGATTTAAAAACGGTTATGGAACAATAGTTGTAAGTACTAGCAAGGGTGTTTTAAGCAATGAAGTTGCTTATAAAGAAGGCATCGGTGGCGAAGTACTTTGCACTATTTGGTAA
- the rplR gene encoding 50S ribosomal protein L18, which yields MRANILKRKLSLRIKRKKRIRAKINGCATLPRVSIFKSNRTLYVQAIDDVKAHTIASANGKKLGIKANIEGAKKLAAEFAKNLKAIKVEEAVFDRNGYLYHGVVAAFADALRENGIKL from the coding sequence ATGAGAGCAAATATCTTAAAAAGAAAATTATCTCTTAGAATTAAGAGAAAAAAGAGAATTCGTGCAAAAATTAATGGTTGTGCAACTTTACCAAGAGTATCTATTTTTAAATCAAATAGAACACTTTATGTTCAAGCTATTGATGATGTTAAAGCACATACAATTGCTAGTGCAAATGGTAAAAAATTAGGTATTAAAGCAAATATTGAAGGTGCTAAAAAATTAGCAGCTGAATTTGCTAAAAACTTAAAAGCAATCAAAGTTGAAGAAGCGGTTTTTGATAGAAATGGTTATTTATACCATGGTGTTGTAGCAGCTTTTGCTGATGCTTTAAGAGAAAACGGTATCAAACTATAA
- the rplE gene encoding 50S ribosomal protein L5, giving the protein MRLKEKYVNSIKPAIAKEFDIKNPMLIPAIEKIVISVGLSAEFTKDQKVLQSIVDTISLISGQKAVVTKAKKSVAGFKVRDGFPVGVMVTLRKDNMYAFLDKLISIALPRVKDFRGLSRDGFDGRGNYSFGLNEQLMFPEVVYDQILRTHGMNINVVTTANSDKEALRLLELFGVPFTKGK; this is encoded by the coding sequence ATGAGATTAAAAGAAAAATATGTTAATAGCATTAAGCCTGCAATTGCTAAGGAATTTGATATTAAAAATCCTATGTTAATTCCTGCTATTGAAAAAATTGTTATTAGCGTTGGTTTAAGTGCAGAATTCACAAAAGACCAAAAAGTTTTACAAAGCATTGTTGATACAATTAGTTTAATTTCAGGTCAAAAAGCAGTTGTTACTAAAGCTAAAAAATCAGTTGCTGGTTTTAAAGTAAGAGATGGCTTTCCTGTTGGTGTAATGGTAACTTTAAGAAAAGACAATATGTATGCATTCTTAGATAAGTTAATTTCTATTGCATTACCAAGAGTTAAAGACTTTAGAGGTTTAAGCCGTGATGGTTTTGATGGTCGTGGAAATTATAGCTTTGGTTTAAATGAACAATTAATGTTCCCAGAAGTTGTATATGACCAAATTTTAAGAACTCATGGTATGAATATCAATGTTGTTACAACAGCAAATAGCGATAAAGAGGCACTAAGATTATTAGAATTATTTGGTGTGCCTTTCACAAAAGGAAAGTAA
- a CDS encoding sodium:solute symporter family protein: MNIISLLVLISFILFLILSYFLSKRTKNLDDFFVAGRNANTLFLTGTVFASMLSTNGFMGDCAWVYDGHFISLIVINTMCACGYILGSLFFGRYLRASKVKTLPEFFYLVFQEHKFAKYLRMCSAFVVCFSMFAYLISVMQGVSILLESLTDFSKTTSLIAGFVIILAFVSLSGSNGAIISDTLMCIMFLSVTIIAAFYIFNTIENPFIAMKQLAITKPETLKAPNELSYVLTMGIIWCITIAISPWQAGRNLMAKNEHVIFRTSVLSAILTVYFLGILYLLVIVIKYSGIVIDTSEKVVIISALEQMPPILGAMLITGIVQAGISSAMTFLAVIGFSFSEDIIGQISKKEKTDKQKLILCRIIILSVCILCFIINTFELASIRIIAWFASTIIAASWIVSVIGILYIKNYGIKSALASQISGFLTYVIIRFLNELNLITYEAFFCSILSSLIFGIMFLEKNSNKNLNFMSIKLEKTEYKKTKLYALLLIFSGILLSSLLLKYYSSLFN; this comes from the coding sequence ATGAATATTATAAGCTTACTTGTCTTAATCTCTTTTATTTTATTTTTAATACTATCTTATTTTCTTTCAAAAAGAACTAAAAATTTAGATGACTTTTTTGTTGCAGGTAGAAATGCAAATACATTATTTTTAACAGGCACAGTTTTTGCAAGTATGTTATCTACAAATGGTTTTATGGGTGATTGTGCTTGGGTATATGATGGTCACTTTATATCACTAATAGTAATAAATACCATGTGTGCTTGTGGATATATCCTAGGTTCTTTATTTTTTGGACGATACTTAAGGGCTAGTAAAGTAAAAACTCTTCCTGAATTTTTTTATTTAGTGTTTCAAGAACATAAGTTTGCAAAATATTTAAGAATGTGTTCAGCTTTTGTAGTTTGTTTTAGCATGTTTGCTTATCTTATTTCAGTTATGCAAGGTGTTAGTATATTATTAGAAAGCTTAACTGATTTTAGCAAAACAACAAGCTTAATTGCAGGTTTTGTTATAATTTTAGCTTTTGTAAGTCTTAGTGGTTCTAATGGAGCAATTATTAGCGATACACTTATGTGTATTATGTTTTTAAGCGTTACTATTATTGCTGCATTTTATATCTTCAATACTATTGAAAATCCTTTTATTGCAATGAAACAACTTGCAATTACAAAACCAGAAACATTAAAAGCTCCGAACGAATTATCTTATGTATTAACCATGGGAATTATTTGGTGTATAACCATAGCTATTTCTCCTTGGCAAGCAGGTAGAAATTTAATGGCTAAGAACGAACACGTAATTTTTAGAACAAGCGTATTATCTGCAATTTTAACAGTTTATTTTCTAGGAATTTTATACCTATTAGTAATAGTTATTAAATACAGTGGAATTGTTATTGATACAAGCGAAAAAGTAGTAATCATTTCTGCTTTAGAACAAATGCCACCTATTTTAGGCGCTATGTTAATAACAGGCATAGTTCAAGCAGGAATTAGTTCTGCTATGACTTTTTTAGCTGTTATTGGCTTTAGTTTTAGCGAAGATATAATAGGACAAATCAGCAAAAAAGAAAAAACTGATAAGCAAAAACTAATATTATGCAGAATAATCATATTAAGTGTATGTATTTTATGCTTTATAATTAATACCTTTGAATTAGCAAGTATTAGAATAATCGCTTGGTTTGCAAGCACTATAATAGCAGCTAGTTGGATAGTAAGCGTTATAGGTATTTTATATATCAAAAATTACGGAATAAAATCAGCTTTAGCATCTCAAATCAGTGGGTTTTTAACTTATGTAATTATTAGATTTTTAAATGAGCTAAACTTAATTACTTATGAAGCATTTTTTTGCTCTATATTATCTAGTCTAATCTTTGGAATTATGTTTTTAGAAAAAAATTCTAATAAAAATTTAAATTTTATGTCTATTAAATTAGAAAAAACCGAATACAAAAAAACTAAATTATATGCCCTATTATTAATATTTTCAGGTATTTTATTATCTTCATTATTGCTTAAATATTATTCTTCATTATTTAATTAA
- the rpsS gene encoding 30S ribosomal protein S19 yields the protein MARSLKKGPFVDSHVMKKVIAAKKANDNKPIKTWSRRSTITPDMIGLTFNVHNGKSFIPVYVTENHIGYKLGEFAPTRTFKGHKGSVQKKIGK from the coding sequence ATGGCTAGATCATTAAAAAAAGGTCCTTTTGTTGATTCTCATGTTATGAAAAAAGTTATCGCAGCAAAAAAAGCTAACGATAATAAACCAATTAAAACTTGGTCAAGAAGAAGCACTATTACTCCTGATATGATCGGTCTTACATTTAACGTTCATAATGGTAAAAGCTTTATTCCTGTGTATGTAACTGAAAATCACATAGGTTATAAATTAGGTGAATTTGCACCAACTCGCACATTCAAAGGCCACAAAGGCTCAGTGCAAAAGAAAATTGGAAAGTAA
- the rplB gene encoding 50S ribosomal protein L2: protein MAIKTYKPYTPSRRYITGVSSDDITAKASVRSLLVKLPAAAGRNNNGRITSRHKEAGAKKLYRIIDFKRNKFGIEGRVEAIEYDPYRNCRIALIAYKDGEKRYIIQPRGLTVGDIVCSADEGLDIKPGNAMKLKSIPVGTIIHNLELKPGKGGQMIRSAGSFAQLMGKEEKYVIVRLQSGEMRRVLAECMASIGEVGNEDWANVTIGKAGRNRHRGIRPQTRGSAMNPVDHPHGGGEGKKNSGRHPVTPWGKPTKGAKTRRKKASDKLIISRRKGK from the coding sequence ATGGCTATTAAAACTTATAAACCATATACCCCAAGCAGACGTTATATTACAGGTGTAAGTAGCGATGATATTACAGCAAAAGCTAGCGTTCGCTCATTACTTGTAAAACTTCCAGCTGCAGCAGGTAGAAATAATAACGGAAGAATCACAAGCCGCCATAAAGAAGCAGGTGCAAAAAAACTATATCGTATTATTGATTTCAAAAGAAATAAATTTGGAATTGAAGGTCGTGTAGAGGCTATCGAGTATGACCCATACAGAAATTGCCGTATTGCATTAATCGCTTATAAAGATGGTGAAAAAAGATATATTATCCAACCTCGTGGTTTAACAGTAGGCGATATTGTATGTTCAGCAGATGAAGGTTTAGATATTAAGCCAGGAAATGCTATGAAATTAAAATCAATTCCTGTTGGTACAATCATTCACAACCTAGAATTAAAACCAGGTAAAGGTGGTCAAATGATTCGTTCTGCAGGTTCTTTTGCTCAATTAATGGGTAAAGAAGAAAAATACGTAATCGTTCGTCTTCAATCAGGTGAAATGAGAAGAGTATTAGCAGAATGTATGGCTAGTATTGGTGAAGTTGGTAACGAAGATTGGGCTAACGTTACAATAGGTAAAGCAGGTCGCAATAGACATAGAGGTATTCGCCCACAAACTCGTGGTAGCGCAATGAACCCAGTAGATCACCCACATGGTGGTGGTGAGGGTAAGAAAAACTCAGGTCGTCACCCAGTTACACCTTGGGGTAAACCAACTAAAGGTGCTAAGACTCGCCGTAAAAAGGCTAGCGATAAGCTAATAATATCAAGAAGAAAAGGAAAGTAA
- the rplC gene encoding 50S ribosomal protein L3 yields the protein MEYIVEKIGMSRTINTSSTPVTLLKLVQTKVCELKDGKAIVAYAQGKHQNKCIAGQQKKYSLSAEFNKFASLEVANTEAGDIDTTPLAEAKVLKVSFNSKGRGYAGVVKRHGFAGGPASHGSRFHRRSGSIGNREWPGRVQKGRKMAGHFGNELVTVKNEVVSFDAENGILVLKGSVAGYNGAMGKVRIVK from the coding sequence ATGGAATATATTGTTGAAAAAATCGGAATGAGTAGAACAATTAACACCTCTAGCACTCCTGTAACACTACTTAAGTTAGTTCAAACTAAAGTTTGCGAACTTAAAGATGGTAAAGCTATCGTTGCATACGCACAAGGTAAACACCAAAACAAGTGCATCGCAGGTCAGCAAAAAAAATACAGCCTAAGTGCAGAGTTTAACAAATTTGCTAGTTTAGAAGTAGCAAATACAGAAGCAGGTGACATTGATACTACACCTTTAGCTGAAGCAAAAGTTTTAAAAGTAAGCTTCAACTCAAAAGGTAGAGGTTATGCTGGTGTTGTTAAAAGACACGGATTTGCAGGTGGTCCAGCAAGTCATGGTAGCCGTTTTCACAGACGCTCAGGTTCAATAGGTAACCGTGAGTGGCCAGGTCGTGTTCAAAAAGGACGCAAAATGGCAGGTCATTTTGGTAATGAATTAGTTACTGTTAAAAATGAAGTTGTTTCATTTGATGCTGAAAATGGTATTTTAGTATTAAAAGGAAGCGTTGCAGGTTATAATGGTGCAATGGGTAAAGTAAGGATTGTAAAATGA
- the rplF gene encoding 50S ribosomal protein L6, producing the protein MSRIGKQPIEIPAGISAKVDGNVLTFTKGNVKKELDFKGHVNVEVKDNQVVFTPKSDDRSSRAYWGTYRALANNIVIGLTQGFKKVLEINGVGYKAAMKGKTLEMALGFSHPVIFDAPEGIEIAVEKNTIVITGADKQVVGQVAAKIREFRPPEPYKGKGIKYSDERIIRKAGKTSKK; encoded by the coding sequence ATGTCAAGAATAGGAAAACAACCAATTGAAATTCCAGCTGGAATTTCTGCTAAAGTAGATGGCAATGTTCTTACATTCACAAAAGGTAATGTAAAAAAAGAACTTGATTTTAAAGGGCATGTAAATGTTGAAGTAAAAGATAATCAAGTTGTATTTACACCAAAAAGTGATGATAGAAGCTCAAGAGCTTATTGGGGAACATATAGGGCTTTAGCAAACAATATCGTAATAGGCCTTACACAAGGATTTAAAAAAGTATTAGAAATCAACGGTGTTGGTTATAAAGCTGCTATGAAAGGTAAAACTTTAGAAATGGCTTTAGGTTTTTCACACCCAGTAATTTTTGATGCTCCAGAAGGTATTGAAATAGCAGTTGAGAAAAATACTATTGTTATTACAGGCGCTGATAAGCAAGTAGTAGGTCAAGTTGCAGCTAAAATTCGTGAATTCAGACCACCAGAGCCTTATAAAGGTAAAGGTATTAAGTATTCAGATGAGCGTATTATTCGCAAAGCTGGTAAAACATCTAAGAAGTAA